In Acidobacteriota bacterium, one DNA window encodes the following:
- a CDS encoding Ku protein encodes MASVWSGFLTFGLVTLPVRLFSGARGERISFHMLHDKDHARLKQQMLCSLDGEVVERKDTVRGYEYAKGEYVVIPEEEIKAAAPPTERQLEILEFCRADEIDPVWFESSYYLMPEAAGQRPYALLLQAMRDADRWAVAQLSMHNREYLSLVRPSALAGVPDGHPGRNRWGLLLHTLFYLDEIRVADGFGSIAADPKPAELKLAAQLIEGLTQPFDPTRFEDHYRKNLEQLVAAALEGQPAPKHAPARRLQPVADLMQSLKASLEQQSKTPAAKKPPARAKPRKPRAA; translated from the coding sequence ATGGCGAGCGTCTGGTCGGGCTTTCTTACGTTCGGGCTGGTGACGCTGCCGGTACGTCTGTTCTCCGGCGCGCGCGGCGAGCGGATCAGCTTCCACATGCTCCATGACAAAGATCATGCCCGCCTCAAGCAGCAGATGCTCTGCTCCCTCGACGGCGAAGTGGTCGAACGCAAAGACACCGTGCGCGGCTACGAGTACGCCAAGGGTGAATATGTTGTCATCCCGGAAGAAGAGATCAAGGCCGCCGCCCCGCCCACCGAACGCCAGTTGGAAATCCTCGAGTTCTGCCGCGCGGACGAGATCGATCCCGTCTGGTTTGAATCGTCCTACTACCTCATGCCCGAAGCCGCCGGCCAGCGCCCCTATGCCCTGCTGCTACAGGCCATGCGAGACGCCGATCGCTGGGCCGTCGCACAGTTGAGCATGCACAACCGCGAGTATCTCAGCCTGGTCCGCCCCTCCGCGCTCGCCGGCGTGCCCGACGGCCATCCTGGCCGCAACCGCTGGGGATTGCTCCTGCACACCCTGTTTTACCTCGACGAAATTCGCGTCGCCGACGGCTTTGGCTCCATCGCCGCCGACCCCAAGCCTGCCGAATTGAAGCTCGCCGCGCAGCTCATCGAGGGTCTGACCCAGCCCTTCGATCCCACTCGCTTCGAGGATCACTATCGCAAAAACCTCGAGCAACTGGTGGCCGCCGCCCTCGAAGGCCAGCCCGCACCCAAGCACGCCCCCGCCCGCCGCCTCCAGCCCGTCGCCGACCTCATGCAGTCCCTCAAAGCCAGCCTCGAACAGCAATCCAAGACTCCGGCCGCCAAAAAGCCTCCCGCCCGCGCCAAACCGCGCAAGCCCCGCGCCGCCTGA
- a CDS encoding type II toxin-antitoxin system HicB family antitoxin yields MSAPPNGERRPTTEYGYTVVFEPLPEGGYGVLVPAIPEITTFGATLDAARAMAKDAIRCFLESALETGEPIPRDIGALTTERIAVIV; encoded by the coding sequence ATGTCTGCCCCACCCAACGGCGAACGCCGGCCAACCACCGAGTACGGTTACACTGTCGTATTCGAACCCTTGCCCGAGGGCGGCTACGGCGTACTCGTCCCCGCAATACCGGAAATCACAACCTTCGGCGCGACGCTCGACGCAGCTCGTGCCATGGCCAAGGATGCGATCCGTTGCTTCCTCGAGAGCGCCCTCGAGACGGGCGAGCCCATTCCGCGCGATATCGGCGCGCTCACCACCGAACGCATCGCGGTCATCGTGTGA
- a CDS encoding type II toxin-antitoxin system VapC family toxin, which yields MIVDTSAVIAIAFNEPEAELFLQVLLAAGSARLSAPNYVEASVVIRRYQGDVSLPDLDETLRLTGIEIAAFLEEHGRLARKAYARYGRGSGHRARLNLGDCFSYALARATGESLLYKGEDFAHTDVRPALVRH from the coding sequence ATGATCGTGGACACGTCGGCGGTGATTGCCATCGCATTCAACGAGCCGGAGGCGGAGTTGTTTTTGCAGGTGCTACTGGCTGCGGGCAGCGCGCGGCTAAGCGCACCCAATTACGTTGAAGCTTCCGTAGTGATTCGACGCTATCAAGGCGATGTTTCTCTTCCAGATCTGGACGAAACCCTGCGGTTGACGGGTATAGAGATTGCGGCATTTCTGGAGGAGCATGGGCGCCTCGCGCGGAAGGCGTATGCGCGCTATGGACGGGGCAGCGGACACCGCGCGCGACTCAACCTAGGCGACTGCTTCTCGTACGCGCTGGCGCGAGCGACCGGCGAGTCATTGCTGTATAAGGGCGAGGATTTTGCACATACGGATGTGCGGCCAGCGCTGGTGCGGCACTGA
- a CDS encoding antitoxin has protein sequence MGMNIKSAAAHELAKKVAAATGESLTTAVTVALQERLDRLRKKEGLAERLMAIGARTAARLQEPWKSMDHGDLLYDERGLPK, from the coding sequence ATGGGGATGAATATTAAAAGCGCAGCGGCGCACGAGCTGGCGAAAAAGGTGGCGGCGGCGACGGGCGAGTCGCTGACAACGGCGGTGACGGTGGCGTTGCAGGAACGGTTGGATCGGCTGCGAAAGAAAGAGGGCCTGGCGGAACGGTTGATGGCTATTGGCGCCAGGACCGCAGCACGGCTGCAGGAGCCCTGGAAGAGTATGGATCACGGTGATCTGCTATATGACGAACGAGGATTGCCGAAGTGA
- a CDS encoding NAD(P) transhydrogenase subunit alpha, which yields MPFKVAVLRETRAGEARTAMVPAVATQLEKLGAEITCQAGPAAVAAADLVLGVQPPSEAVIAAMRPEAILISFLYAQQNLDLVATLRDRRITAFAMELVPRISRAQPLDALSSQAALAGYYAVLLGAIHLPRVLPRMTTAAGVIRPATALVMGLGVAGLQAIATLRRLGAVIEAYDVRPETKEEAESLGAKFVSTGVDARGEGGYARELTPEERDRIAAVVTTHIQKADLIVTAAAVPGRRAPRLITAEQVAGMKPGAVIVDLGAEGGGNCALSQPGEIVHASGRGGEVTILAPLNITSHLAENASELYAKNVFNLLKLMIHEGSLALDWSDEVVAQTALTHAGEIKNPAVRAALEAAPDAAAWTRPERQRACGAEERIPAQRAEASVPNRGGEPPRQGT from the coding sequence ATGCCTTTTAAGGTTGCGGTGCTGCGGGAGACCCGCGCAGGGGAAGCGCGCACGGCCATGGTGCCGGCAGTCGCAACGCAATTGGAAAAACTCGGCGCCGAAATCACCTGCCAAGCCGGTCCCGCCGCGGTTGCCGCCGCCGATCTTGTCCTTGGCGTCCAGCCCCCCAGCGAAGCTGTTATCGCCGCCATGCGGCCCGAGGCCATCCTCATCTCCTTCCTTTACGCCCAGCAAAACCTCGACCTCGTCGCCACGCTCCGCGACCGCAGGATCACCGCCTTCGCCATGGAGCTGGTCCCGCGCATCTCGCGCGCCCAGCCCCTCGATGCCCTTTCCAGTCAGGCCGCCCTCGCCGGCTACTATGCCGTCCTGCTGGGCGCGATCCATCTGCCGCGTGTGCTGCCGCGCATGACCACCGCCGCCGGTGTCATCCGCCCCGCCACCGCGCTGGTCATGGGCCTCGGCGTCGCCGGCCTGCAGGCCATTGCCACCCTCCGCCGTCTCGGCGCGGTGATTGAGGCCTACGACGTGCGCCCCGAAACCAAGGAAGAAGCCGAATCCCTCGGCGCCAAGTTCGTCTCCACCGGCGTCGATGCGCGCGGCGAAGGCGGCTACGCCCGCGAGCTCACGCCCGAAGAGCGCGACAGAATCGCCGCCGTTGTCACCACCCATATTCAGAAAGCCGACCTTATCGTTACTGCCGCCGCCGTGCCCGGCCGCCGCGCTCCCCGCCTCATTACCGCCGAGCAGGTCGCCGGCATGAAGCCCGGCGCCGTCATCGTCGATCTGGGCGCCGAAGGTGGCGGCAACTGCGCCCTCAGCCAGCCCGGCGAAATTGTGCACGCCTCCGGCCGTGGCGGCGAAGTCACCATTCTCGCGCCCCTGAACATCACCTCGCACCTGGCCGAAAACGCCAGCGAGCTCTACGCCAAAAACGTCTTCAACCTGCTCAAGCTCATGATCCACGAGGGCTCCCTCGCCCTCGACTGGAGCGATGAAGTCGTCGCCCAAACCGCCCTCACCCACGCCGGCGAAATCAAGAACCCCGCCGTCCGCGCCGCCCTCGAAGCCGCGCCCGACGCGGCAGCCTGGACACGCCCTGAGCGGCAGCGGGCGTGCGGTGCCGAGGAGCGAATTCCGGCACAGCGAGCGGAAGCGAGCGTCCCGAATAGGGGTGGCGAGCCACCCCGCCAGGGAACCTAA
- a CDS encoding addiction module toxin, HicA family — translation MPRLPVLSAKEVVAALLRAGFYIHHQTGSHARLLHRDRPELRVTIPMHAGDVPPSLLKSRILKQAGLTEDEFRRLL, via the coding sequence ATGCCTCGGCTTCCGGTCCTGAGCGCCAAAGAAGTTGTCGCAGCACTTTTGCGTGCCGGATTTTACATTCATCATCAAACCGGTAGCCACGCCCGTCTTCTGCACCGCGACCGCCCAGAACTCCGCGTAACCATCCCCATGCACGCCGGCGATGTGCCACCCAGCCTGCTCAAATCCCGCATCCTGAAGCAGGCCGGCCTCACGGAAGACGAGTTCCGCCGCCTGCTTTAG
- a CDS encoding fumarate hydratase: MDPRFRENLIALITRTSTDLPPDVRAAMQRATGREVAEHPQGNQATQALNIIGTNIQMAAGDEGPVCQDTGMPTFFIHTPVGFNQILLRREILAALEEATRRGKLRPNSVDSLTGTNSGNNLGPGTPVIHFEQWENDSDVEIKLLLKGGGCENKNIQYSLPCTLDHLGRAGRDMDGIRKCILHAVWQAQGQGCAPGALGVAIGGDRTSGYDAAKQQLLRPLDDTNSDSRLAELETYVLDRANTLGIGTMGFGGGVSLIGCKATALNRLPASFFVSVAYDCWAYRRRGLVLDAASGAVRHWLYGDPPLAGQEPKAPESVEVPAGIHLRAPVAEADIRKLKVGDMVLISGVMVTGRDAVHGYLMHNDPPVDLRDAVLYHCGPVVRKDAAGAWTITAAGPTTSIREEPYEADLLRRFGMRVIIGKGGMGPKTLAALQECGAVYLNAVGGAAQYYGRAIKKVRAVHLLEFGTPEAMWELEVENFPAVVTMDSHGHSLHDHVREDSGQALHALEPETIATHK, translated from the coding sequence ATGGACCCGCGCTTCCGCGAAAACCTGATTGCGCTGATTACCCGCACCTCGACCGACCTGCCGCCCGACGTCCGCGCCGCCATGCAGCGCGCCACCGGCCGCGAAGTGGCCGAGCACCCGCAGGGAAATCAGGCGACGCAGGCCCTGAACATCATCGGCACCAACATCCAGATGGCCGCGGGCGACGAAGGCCCGGTCTGTCAGGACACCGGCATGCCGACGTTCTTCATCCACACTCCCGTCGGCTTCAATCAAATCCTGCTCCGCCGCGAAATTCTCGCCGCGCTCGAAGAAGCCACCCGGCGCGGCAAACTCCGCCCCAACAGCGTCGATTCGCTCACCGGCACAAACAGCGGCAACAACCTCGGCCCCGGCACGCCCGTCATTCACTTCGAGCAGTGGGAAAACGACAGTGACGTCGAAATCAAGCTGCTGCTCAAAGGCGGCGGCTGCGAAAACAAAAACATCCAGTACTCCCTTCCCTGCACGCTGGACCACTTAGGCCGCGCCGGCCGCGACATGGATGGCATCCGCAAATGCATTCTGCACGCCGTCTGGCAGGCGCAAGGCCAGGGCTGTGCGCCCGGCGCGCTGGGCGTGGCCATTGGCGGCGACCGCACCTCCGGCTACGATGCCGCCAAGCAGCAGCTTCTGCGCCCGCTCGATGACACCAACTCCGATTCGCGCCTCGCCGAACTCGAAACCTACGTCCTCGACCGCGCCAATACGCTGGGCATCGGAACCATGGGCTTTGGCGGCGGCGTGTCGCTGATCGGCTGCAAGGCGACCGCGCTGAATCGCCTTCCCGCCAGCTTTTTCGTCTCCGTCGCCTACGACTGCTGGGCCTATCGCCGCCGCGGCCTGGTGCTCGACGCTGCCTCGGGCGCCGTGCGCCACTGGCTCTACGGCGATCCGCCCCTCGCCGGTCAGGAACCCAAAGCGCCAGAGTCGGTCGAGGTCCCCGCAGGCATCCATCTGCGCGCGCCCGTTGCCGAAGCCGACATCCGCAAGCTCAAGGTCGGCGACATGGTGCTGATTTCCGGCGTCATGGTCACTGGCCGCGACGCCGTCCACGGCTACCTCATGCACAACGACCCTCCCGTCGATCTGCGCGACGCCGTGCTCTATCACTGCGGTCCGGTCGTCCGCAAAGACGCTGCCGGCGCCTGGACCATCACCGCCGCCGGTCCCACCACCAGCATCCGCGAAGAACCCTACGAGGCCGACCTGCTCCGCCGCTTCGGCATGCGCGTCATCATTGGCAAGGGCGGCATGGGACCCAAAACCCTCGCGGCTCTCCAGGAATGTGGCGCCGTCTACCTCAACGCCGTCGGCGGAGCGGCGCAATATTATGGCCGCGCCATCAAGAAAGTCCGCGCCGTCCATCTGCTGGAATTCGGCACGCCCGAGGCCATGTGGGAGCTCGAGGTCGAGAACTTCCCCGCCGTCGTCACCATGGACAGTCATGGCCACAGCCTCCACGATCACGTCCGTGAGGACTCCGGCCAGGCCCTTCATGCGCTGGAACCCGAAACCATCGCTACACACAAATAG
- a CDS encoding cysteine--tRNA ligase yields the protein MEIRLYNTLTRAVEPFVPQQPGRVKMYTCGLTVYDYGHIGNFRTFIGVDILQRFLASQGLELETVMNITDVDDKMIARAREAGRELRDYASFYTAAFLEDMERLRVRPARHLVRATDCIADMVTWIERLIAGGFAYEREGSVYFRLASFPAYGRLSGKDLEGLQPGARVDVDEYEKEEARDFAVWKAQREGEPSWPSPWGPGRPGWHIECSVMAEKYLGPTLDIHAGGTDLVFPHHENEIAQVEPLTRAPFARTWVHMEFLLVNGEKMSKRLGNFYTVRDLMEKGYHPSAIRYLLASVPYRRQLNFTLEGLDQAEAALQRLRLFQQRLQTAPAAEGSNAILEQVAVNAREQMWAALANNLNTAEALAAIFELVREGNTALDQGSFRAGDRAAFLDTLGAFDTIFAVLTPDTPAAARLAETDVEALVVERRAARQRRDFARSDAIRAQLDEAGVLVEDIKGGGDRWRWK from the coding sequence ATGGAAATCCGACTTTACAACACGCTTACACGGGCGGTGGAGCCGTTTGTGCCGCAGCAGCCGGGCCGGGTGAAGATGTACACCTGCGGGCTGACGGTATACGACTACGGCCACATCGGCAATTTCCGGACCTTCATCGGTGTTGATATCCTGCAGCGGTTTCTGGCCAGCCAGGGGCTGGAGCTGGAGACGGTGATGAACATCACCGACGTGGACGACAAGATGATTGCGCGGGCACGGGAAGCGGGGCGCGAGCTGCGGGATTATGCAAGTTTTTACACGGCGGCGTTTCTGGAGGACATGGAGCGGCTGCGGGTGCGGCCGGCGCGGCACCTGGTGCGGGCGACGGATTGCATAGCGGACATGGTGACCTGGATCGAGCGGCTGATTGCGGGCGGATTTGCGTATGAGCGTGAGGGTTCGGTGTACTTCCGGCTGGCCAGTTTTCCGGCGTATGGACGGTTGTCGGGCAAGGACCTGGAGGGTCTGCAGCCGGGGGCGCGGGTGGATGTGGACGAGTACGAAAAGGAAGAGGCGCGCGACTTTGCGGTGTGGAAGGCGCAGCGCGAAGGCGAGCCCTCGTGGCCGAGTCCGTGGGGGCCGGGGCGGCCAGGCTGGCATATCGAGTGCTCGGTGATGGCGGAAAAATATCTTGGTCCCACGCTGGACATTCACGCCGGCGGCACTGATCTGGTGTTTCCGCACCATGAAAACGAGATTGCGCAGGTTGAGCCGTTGACGCGGGCGCCGTTCGCGCGCACCTGGGTGCATATGGAGTTTCTGCTGGTGAACGGGGAGAAGATGTCGAAGCGGCTGGGCAACTTCTATACCGTGCGCGATCTGATGGAGAAGGGCTATCACCCCAGCGCGATCCGCTATTTGCTGGCGTCGGTGCCCTATCGGCGGCAGTTGAACTTCACGCTGGAGGGTCTCGATCAGGCGGAGGCGGCCCTGCAGCGGCTGCGGCTGTTTCAGCAGCGGCTGCAGACGGCGCCGGCGGCGGAAGGAAGCAACGCGATTCTGGAGCAGGTTGCGGTCAACGCGCGCGAGCAGATGTGGGCGGCGCTGGCGAACAACCTGAATACCGCCGAGGCGCTGGCGGCGATTTTCGAGTTGGTGCGGGAAGGGAATACGGCGCTCGATCAGGGCAGCTTCCGCGCCGGCGACCGGGCGGCGTTTTTGGATACGCTGGGGGCGTTTGACACGATTTTTGCAGTGCTGACGCCGGATACGCCAGCGGCGGCGCGGCTGGCCGAGACCGACGTGGAAGCACTCGTGGTGGAGCGGCGGGCGGCGCGGCAGCGGAGGGATTTTGCGCGCTCCGATGCTATCCGCGCGCAACTGGACGAAGCGGGCGTGTTGGTGGAAGATATAAAGGGAGGGGGAGACCGATGGCGCTGGAAATGA
- a CDS encoding NAD(P) transhydrogenase subunit alpha, with translation METTLVGFVALYIVMLAAFTGIEIIGRVPAILHTPLMSGSNFVHGIVVVGAMYALFNAVTPAQQIIGFVGVLLGAGNCAGGYVSTERMLEMFKSSKS, from the coding sequence ATGGAAACCACGCTGGTCGGCTTTGTCGCCCTCTATATCGTCATGCTGGCGGCCTTCACCGGCATTGAGATCATCGGCCGCGTGCCCGCTATTCTGCACACTCCGCTGATGTCGGGCTCCAACTTCGTCCACGGCATCGTCGTGGTCGGCGCCATGTACGCCCTGTTCAACGCCGTAACGCCCGCGCAGCAGATCATCGGCTTTGTGGGCGTGCTCCTCGGCGCCGGCAATTGCGCCGGCGGCTACGTCTCGACGGAAAGGATGCTGGAGATGTTCAAATCCAGCAAGAGCTAG
- a CDS encoding NAD(P)(+) transhydrogenase (Re/Si-specific) subunit beta: MHPTPRLIIDAADFIAALLFILGLKRMSSPVTARNGIVVAGWGVLIATLASFLYWFGVTPAAQPHLGLNLALIIIALALGFLWAWITGKRVPMTQMPQMVALYNGMGGGAAACIAAVELSGHEALTTGKLIPALIGALIGCVSLSGSLIAWAKLDGKMNKTLHWTGQQATNFTALGIAVALGLYVILAANGQANTAVVVLYFVVALAFGVLATIPIGGADMPVLISLYNAMTGIAVAIEGYVLQNPVLIIAGVVVGAAGTLLTLAMAKGMNRSISNVLFSRFGATAAATGSGEIKGTMKPVEPSDAAIAMRYAGKVLIIPGYGLAVAQAQYKLWEFVKLLQTAGVEVAFAVHPVAGRMPGHMDVLLAEAGVPYDLMKELDEVNDEFASTDVALVIGANDVVNPAARTDKSSPIYGMPILNADHAHQVYVIKRGQGKGYSGVENELFYADNTNMVYGDAQAVLVKFIAALKELGAAA; encoded by the coding sequence ATGCACCCCACCCCCCGCCTCATCATCGACGCCGCCGATTTCATCGCCGCGCTGCTCTTCATCCTCGGCCTCAAGCGCATGTCCTCACCCGTGACCGCGCGCAACGGCATCGTCGTCGCTGGCTGGGGCGTCCTCATCGCCACCCTCGCCAGCTTCCTCTATTGGTTTGGCGTCACCCCTGCGGCGCAGCCGCACCTCGGCCTCAACCTGGCGCTGATCATCATTGCCCTGGCATTGGGCTTCCTCTGGGCCTGGATCACCGGCAAGCGCGTCCCCATGACGCAAATGCCGCAGATGGTGGCGCTCTACAACGGCATGGGCGGCGGCGCCGCCGCCTGCATTGCCGCCGTCGAGTTGAGCGGCCACGAAGCGCTGACCACCGGCAAGTTGATTCCCGCCCTCATCGGCGCGCTCATCGGCTGCGTCTCGCTCTCCGGCTCCCTCATCGCCTGGGCCAAGCTTGACGGCAAAATGAACAAGACCTTGCACTGGACGGGCCAGCAAGCCACCAACTTCACCGCCCTCGGCATCGCCGTCGCCCTCGGCCTCTATGTCATCCTCGCCGCCAACGGCCAGGCCAATACCGCCGTCGTCGTTCTCTATTTTGTTGTCGCCTTGGCCTTCGGCGTGCTCGCCACCATCCCCATCGGCGGCGCCGACATGCCGGTGTTGATTTCGCTCTACAACGCCATGACCGGCATTGCCGTAGCCATCGAAGGCTACGTCCTGCAGAACCCTGTGCTCATCATCGCTGGCGTGGTGGTTGGCGCCGCCGGCACGCTGCTCACGCTGGCCATGGCCAAGGGCATGAACCGCTCCATCTCGAACGTCCTCTTCAGCCGCTTCGGCGCCACCGCCGCCGCCACCGGCTCAGGCGAAATCAAAGGCACCATGAAGCCGGTCGAACCCAGCGATGCCGCCATCGCCATGCGCTACGCCGGCAAGGTACTCATCATCCCCGGCTACGGCCTCGCGGTTGCGCAAGCGCAGTACAAGCTCTGGGAATTCGTCAAACTGCTGCAGACCGCCGGCGTCGAAGTCGCCTTCGCGGTCCATCCCGTCGCCGGCCGCATGCCCGGTCACATGGATGTCCTCCTCGCCGAAGCCGGCGTTCCCTACGACCTCATGAAGGAACTCGACGAGGTCAACGACGAGTTCGCCTCGACCGACGTCGCCCTCGTCATCGGCGCCAACGACGTCGTCAACCCCGCCGCTCGCACCGACAAATCCTCGCCCATCTACGGCATGCCCATCCTCAACGCCGACCACGCCCATCAGGTCTACGTCATCAAGCGCGGCCAGGGCAAAGGCTACTCCGGCGTCGAAAACGAACTCTTCTACGCCGATAACACCAACATGGTCTACGGCGACGCCCAGGCCGTCCTGGTCAAATTCATCGCCGCCCTCAAAGAACTCGGCGCCGCCGCCTGA
- a CDS encoding type II toxin-antitoxin system VapC family toxin codes for MTVDSSALVAILRQEPEGAAFSEVIAKAERCRISAVNWVETAIVMGGDRDPLTSRDVDEMMADAGIEIMPVTVEQAQLARAAFRDFGKGSGHPARLNFGDCFAYALAQWQREPLLYKGEDFGHTDVRPALPRP; via the coding sequence GTGACCGTGGATTCGTCGGCTCTGGTGGCCATCCTGCGCCAGGAGCCGGAAGGAGCAGCATTTAGCGAAGTGATCGCCAAGGCGGAACGCTGCCGGATTTCAGCAGTGAACTGGGTGGAAACGGCGATAGTGATGGGCGGCGACAGGGACCCGCTGACGAGCCGCGACGTCGACGAGATGATGGCGGATGCTGGTATTGAAATCATGCCTGTTACCGTGGAGCAGGCGCAATTGGCGCGGGCGGCGTTCCGCGATTTTGGGAAGGGCAGCGGGCATCCGGCGCGGTTGAACTTTGGCGACTGTTTCGCCTATGCGCTGGCGCAGTGGCAGCGCGAGCCGCTGCTGTATAAGGGCGAGGATTTCGGGCATACCGACGTGCGCCCGGCGCTGCCCCGGCCTTGA
- a CDS encoding transcription factor — protein MGMNIKNPEAHLLAQELAAATGESLTTAVTVALRERLERVRKRRRQRATVEEILAIGRRMAARVKEKPLDHDTLLYDEYGLPK, from the coding sequence GTGGGGATGAATATCAAGAACCCGGAGGCGCATCTGCTGGCGCAGGAGCTGGCCGCGGCCACCGGCGAGAGCCTGACGACGGCGGTGACGGTGGCGCTGCGGGAGCGCTTGGAGCGGGTGCGCAAGCGGCGGCGGCAGCGGGCGACGGTAGAAGAGATACTAGCGATCGGCCGGCGCATGGCAGCCCGCGTCAAGGAGAAGCCTCTGGATCACGATACGCTGTTGTACGACGAATACGGTCTGCCAAAATGA
- a CDS encoding DNA polymerase domain-containing protein — MPSRAAARAPQRNGALRLPEHAQQALVVVDDQPLNLTHLDKAYFPDGTSKRDLLEYSFDVAPFLLPYLRDRPYTMKRFPNGIEAPAFFQKDAAGKVPAWVRTVAMPSGNERGVVHYVLCNDTATLLYLVNLGCIDHNVGLSRVTLTGAGPHSAARSDPRTTPLAPDFVLLDLDPGPKAGFDRVVKVAQIIREVLDQCEIAGYPKTSGATGMHIWIPIGPGHTFEQTQRLAALLLRLASLRAPELMTEVWRIAARPADRVYLDFRQNANGKTIPPPYSPRPRPGAPVSCPLQWSEVRASLDPVRFNIRTMRRRLDRWGDLFAPTLPGQRHDSLQNMLRRLEKCHAEAA, encoded by the coding sequence GTGCCTAGCCGGGCAGCGGCGCGCGCGCCCCAGCGCAACGGCGCGCTACGTTTGCCGGAACACGCGCAACAGGCGCTGGTGGTGGTGGACGACCAGCCGTTGAACTTGACGCACCTGGACAAGGCGTATTTCCCGGACGGCACCAGCAAGCGCGATCTTCTGGAATACAGTTTTGACGTAGCGCCATTTTTGCTGCCCTATCTGCGCGACCGGCCCTACACGATGAAGCGCTTTCCGAATGGCATTGAGGCGCCGGCGTTTTTTCAGAAAGACGCAGCCGGCAAAGTGCCGGCGTGGGTACGCACGGTTGCAATGCCGAGCGGGAATGAGCGCGGGGTGGTGCACTATGTGCTGTGCAATGACACCGCGACGTTGCTGTATCTGGTCAACCTGGGCTGCATTGACCACAACGTGGGGCTGAGCCGCGTAACGTTGACTGGCGCGGGACCCCACTCCGCTGCGCGGAGCGACCCCCGCACGACGCCGCTGGCGCCAGATTTTGTGCTGCTGGATCTGGATCCGGGGCCGAAAGCCGGGTTTGACCGGGTGGTGAAAGTGGCGCAGATTATTCGCGAGGTGCTCGATCAGTGCGAGATTGCGGGCTACCCGAAAACCTCCGGGGCCACCGGCATGCACATCTGGATTCCGATTGGGCCGGGGCATACCTTTGAGCAGACGCAACGGCTGGCGGCGCTGCTGCTGCGGCTGGCGAGCCTGCGGGCGCCGGAGCTGATGACCGAAGTCTGGCGGATTGCGGCGCGGCCGGCCGACCGCGTGTATCTGGATTTCCGGCAGAACGCCAACGGCAAGACGATTCCGCCGCCGTACTCGCCGCGTCCGCGGCCGGGCGCGCCGGTGTCGTGTCCGCTGCAGTGGAGTGAGGTGCGGGCGTCGCTCGATCCGGTACGGTTCAACATCCGCACCATGCGCCGGCGGCTGGACCGCTGGGGCGATTTGTTCGCGCCGACGCTGCCGGGACAGCGGCATGATTCGCTGCAGAACATGCTACGGCGGTTGGAAAAGTGCCACGCGGAGGCGGCGTAA